One Brachybacterium kimchii genomic window carries:
- a CDS encoding 30S ribosomal protein bS22, translating into MGSVIKKRRKRMSKKKHRKLLRRTRHQRRNKK; encoded by the coding sequence ATGGGTTCCGTGATCAAGAAGCGTCGCAAGCGCATGTCGAAGAAGAAGCACCGCAAGCTGCTTCGTCGCACGCGCCACCAGCGCCGCAACAAGAAGTGA
- a CDS encoding glutaredoxin family protein has protein sequence MSLPADLPRPPRTTDPDARVLYLTRPGCHLCDVALPVVRAEADRAGTVVEILDIDEDPALQRDWNEHVPVIVVDGAVQARYRVDAPSLRSALTRRRWWQRILGR, from the coding sequence ATGAGCCTCCCCGCCGACCTCCCCCGCCCGCCGCGCACCACCGATCCGGATGCGCGCGTGCTGTACCTCACCCGCCCCGGCTGCCATCTATGCGACGTGGCCCTGCCCGTCGTCCGCGCCGAGGCCGACCGCGCGGGGACGGTCGTCGAGATCCTCGACATCGACGAGGATCCCGCCCTGCAGCGCGACTGGAACGAGCACGTGCCCGTGATCGTGGTCGACGGCGCCGTGCAGGCCCGCTACCGCGTCGATGCGCCGTCCCTGCGCTCGGCGCTCACCCGTCGGCGCTGGTGGCAGAGGATCCTGGGCCGCTGA
- a CDS encoding YceI family protein, with the protein MTALPDSISQGTWTLDASHTNAGFTIRHAGISKVRGHFADVTGSFVAGADLESSRFEASLKTASISTGNEDRDNHLRSGDFFDAETNPEITFSSTSVGDDEIVGDLTISGVTKSITLDYDYEGAATDPFGQYRAGFTASTKISRKDFGLTWNAALEAGGVLVADEVKITIEAEFTAPAAA; encoded by the coding sequence ATGACTGCTCTCCCCGATAGCATCTCCCAGGGCACCTGGACGCTGGACGCCTCCCACACCAACGCCGGCTTCACCATCCGCCACGCGGGCATCTCGAAGGTGCGCGGCCACTTCGCGGACGTCACGGGCTCCTTCGTCGCGGGTGCAGATCTCGAGTCCAGCCGCTTCGAGGCCTCCCTGAAGACCGCGTCGATCTCGACCGGCAACGAGGACCGCGACAACCACCTGCGCTCCGGCGACTTCTTCGACGCCGAGACGAACCCGGAGATCACCTTCTCCTCGACCTCCGTGGGCGACGACGAGATCGTCGGCGATCTGACCATCAGCGGCGTCACCAAGTCCATCACCCTCGACTACGACTACGAGGGCGCTGCGACCGACCCCTTCGGCCAGTACCGCGCGGGCTTCACCGCCTCCACCAAGATCTCCCGCAAGGACTTCGGGCTCACCTGGAACGCCGCCCTCGAGGCCGGCGGGGTGCTCGTGGCCGACGAGGTCAAGATCACCATCGAGGCCGAGTTCACCGCTCCCGCCGCCGCGTGA
- a CDS encoding MarR family winged helix-turn-helix transcriptional regulator — translation MSNTEDTREPRGADGESVNGRGTSGAPRASGAPVADGAGAEGAGAEGASAGGADGAVHWLSHDEQQAWRTFLYGVNLLMENISTALEQDPRFDLSLDEYEILVRLSEAPGGRIRMSGLADQVVHSRSRLTHTVARLEKRGILERVRCSGDGRGREAVLTEAGAELLRQAAPVHVASVRERLLDAVGTEDLLELGRIMARTIPEGAPVTLGTVPSDVKD, via the coding sequence ATGTCGAACACCGAGGATACGCGCGAACCGCGCGGTGCGGACGGCGAGTCGGTGAACGGGCGCGGTACGAGCGGTGCGCCGCGCGCGAGCGGTGCACCCGTCGCCGACGGCGCGGGCGCCGAGGGCGCGGGCGCCGAGGGCGCGAGCGCGGGGGGTGCGGACGGCGCGGTGCACTGGCTCAGCCACGACGAGCAGCAGGCCTGGCGCACGTTCCTCTACGGCGTGAACCTGCTGATGGAGAACATCTCGACGGCGCTCGAGCAGGATCCGCGCTTCGACCTCTCCCTCGACGAGTACGAGATCCTCGTGCGGCTCTCGGAGGCCCCCGGGGGCCGGATCCGGATGTCGGGCCTGGCCGACCAGGTCGTGCATTCGCGCTCGCGCCTGACCCACACCGTCGCCCGTCTCGAGAAGCGCGGCATCCTCGAGCGGGTCCGCTGCTCGGGCGACGGCCGGGGCCGTGAGGCGGTGCTCACCGAGGCCGGCGCCGAGCTGCTGCGCCAGGCGGCGCCCGTGCACGTGGCCTCCGTGCGGGAGCGTCTGCTGGACGCCGTGGGCACCGAGGACCTGCTGGAACTGGGCCGGATCATGGCCCGCACCATCCCCGAGGGCGCCCCCGTGACCCTGGGCACCGTCCCATCCGACGTCAAGGATTGA